Proteins found in one Kluyveromyces marxianus DMKU3-1042 DNA, complete genome, chromosome 2 genomic segment:
- the NFS1 gene encoding cysteine desulfurase, giving the protein MLRNIGMMRVVPVLGGRVPYAMRRANGLQKYVRTYASAKVALKDDLALETHTDTQAAAIEQANERAAAHPEVLESGVTSLQHAYRESGDYGTRPIYLDMQATTPTDPRVLDTMLKFYTGLYGNPHSNTHSYGWETNKEIETARKYIADVIRADPKEIIFTSGATESNNMALKGVSRFYKKTRKHIITTRTEHKCVLEAARAMKNEGYEITFLNVDEQGLINLKELEEAIRPDTCLVSVMAVNNEIGVMQPLAKIGEICRKHKVYFHTDAAQAYGKIPIDVDAMKIDLLSISSHKIYGPKGIGALYVRRKPRVRLEPLISGGGQERGLRSGTLAPPLVAGFGEAARLMKKEYDNDSAHIKRLSDKLMKGLLSIDHTILNGSPDHRYPGCVNISFAYVEGESLLMALRDIALSSGSACTSASLEPSYVLHALGKDDALAHSSIRFGIGRFTTEEEIDYVIKAITERVEFLRELSPLWEMVKEGIDLNSIEWSGH; this is encoded by the coding sequence ATGTTGAGGAATATTGGTATGATGCGAGTAGTACCCGTTTTGGGTGGTAGGGTTCCCTATGCGATGAGGAGAGCGAATGGGTTGCAGAAGTACGTCAGGACGTATGCTAGTGCGAAAGTTGCGTTGAAGGATGATTTGGCGCTAGAAACACATACAGACACACAGGCAGCAGCTATCGAGCAGGCTAATGAGAGAGCAGCAGCGCACCCTGAGGTTTTGGAGAGTGGGGTTACGTCTTTGCAGCACGCTTACCGGGAGTCTGGGGACTACGGTACCAGGCCTATCTATCTTGACATGCAGGCCACGACGCCTACGGATCCTAGAGTGCTTGATACAATGTTGAAGTTCTACACTGGGCTATACGGGAACCCACATTCCAACACGCACAGTTATGGGTGGGAGACCAATAAGGAGATTGAGACGgcaagaaaatatatagcAGACGTGATCCGTGCGGATCCTAAGGAGATTATATTCACGTCTGGCGCGACGGAATCTAATAACATGGCGTTGAAGGGTGTTTCCAGGTTTTACAAGAAGACTAGAAAGCATATCATCACCACAAGAACGGAACACAAGTGTGTCTTGGAGGCTGCTAGAGCCATGAAGAACGAGGGATATGAAATCACCTTCTTGAATGTCGACGAACAAGGTTTGATAAATTTGAAGGAGTTGGAAGAGGCTATCAGACCAGACACCTGTTTGGTGTCCGTCATGGCCGTCAATAACGAAATCGGTGTTATGCAACCCTTGGCCAAAATCGGTGAGATTTGCAGAAAACACAAAGTATATTTCCACACAGATGCTGCCCAAGCATATGGTAAAATCCCAATCGATGTGGATGCAATGAAGATTGACCTATTGTCTATCTCCTCACATAAGATTTACGGTCCAAAGGGTATCGGGGCCCTTTACGTTAGAAGAAAGCCAAGAGTGAGATTGGAACCATTGATCTCCGGTGGTGGTCAAGAAAGAGGTTTACGTTCCGGTACGTTGGCTCCACCTTTAGTTGCAGGCTTTGGTGAAGCTGCTAGGCtaatgaagaaggaatatGACAATGATTCCGCTCACATCAAGAGACTATCTGACAAACTAATGAAGGGCCTACTGTCTATCGACCATACTATCTTAAACGGTTCACCTGACCATCGTTACCCAGGCTGTGttaatatttcttttgcatACGTTGAAGGTGAATCATTACTAATGGCTCTAAGAGACATCGCTTTAAGTTCTGGCTCCGCATGTACTTCTGCATCATTGGAACCATCTTACGTTTTGCATGCATTGGGTAAAGATGATGCACTAGCTCACTCGTCCATTAGATTTGGTATTGGTAGATTCACAACTGAGGAAGAAATTGACTATGTGATCAAGGCAATTACAGAAAGAGTAGAATTTTTGAGAGAACTTTCTCCATTGTGGGAAATGGTGAAAGAAGGTATTGACTTGAACTCTATTGAATGGTCTGGTCATTAA
- the PET8 gene encoding Pet8p gives MDSHMFIASLVSGAAAGTSTDLAFFPIDTLKTRLQAKGGFFANGGYKGVYRGLGSAVVASAPSASLFFVAYDSMKCWSRPIIGRMLPEGDEQLADTVSHMFSSSVGEISACMVRVPAEVIKQRTQTHKTNSSWQTLQELLRNENGEGLRRNLYRGWSTTIMREIPFTCIQFPLYEYLKKKWAQVQGKDHAAPWQGSVCGCIAGGIAAAATTPLDVLKTRIMLHHKSVSALHLARNMLKEEGVSVFFRGVGPRTMWISAGGAIFLGVYETVHSLF, from the coding sequence ATGGACTCGCATATGTTTATTGCATCATTGGTGAGCGGTGCCGCTGCTGGAACCTCCACAGATCTTGCATTTTTCCCAATTGATACTTTGAAGACAAGGCTTCAGGCAAAGGGCGGGTTTTTCGCGAACGGTGGGTACAAAGGTGTATACCGTGGGCTTGGAAGCGCAGTTGTTGCGAGTGCGCCAAGCGCGTcgcttttctttgttgctTACGACTCCATGAAGTGCTGGTCTCGTCCAATTATCGGGAGGATGTTGCCGGAGGGCGATGAACAGTTGGCAGACACAGTTTCGCATATGTTTTCGAGCAGTGTTGGTGAGATTTCTGCGTGTATGGTGCGTGTACCAGCGGAGGTGATCAAGCAGCgaacacaaacacacaAGACGAATTCGTCGTGGCAGACTTTACAGGAGTTACTCCGGAATGAGAATGGGGAAGGTTTGAGGAGAAATCTGTATCGTGGCTGGTCCACCACTATAATGAGAGAGATTCCGTTTACGTGCATTCAGTTCCCACTTTACGAGTAcctaaagaagaagtgggCGCAAGTGCAAGGCAAGGATCATGCGGCTCCATGGCAGGGGTCTGTATGCGGGTGCATTGCGGGTGGTATTGCCGCTGCAGCTACTACGCCCCTTGACGTCTTGAAAACGAGAATCATGTTGCATCACAAGTCTGTTTCAGCGCTGCATTTGGCTAGGAACATGCTGAAGGAAGAGGGTGTTTCTGTGTTCTTCCGTGGTGTCGGACCTAGAACGATGTGGATCAGTGCCGGTGGTGCCATTTTCTTGGGTGTCTATGAAACCGTGCACTCACTATTTTAG
- the DCC1 gene encoding Dcc1p, whose protein sequence is MSVNLYNKLNSENGYKLLQLPNDLIEAFEKGPVKFKSLSNENSNVVLCSEDKTWLLKQRNHSNTVMLLREFAPNATIEAEVAEKVNTFGLPKPTADWAGFTTLDSELEPKLVSGSIDVTQLDIYDGTDVPLTRKLSLEEFKNMCPCSEKEFTEKWFDVAGCVVDGSACLLSERFMLKALHIILITCMAESFDINELSIDKVVDALQKDTTDGKPNVYTKNVITTVIRKFSSPAASEDGYFKINMPLVAKWYGVSALKIYASKEPISEQEFMVQWKAQFPPYFHCDLDICMLRGYFVRPLKDKIRYISKDTLSPDPKERFKQLFHWQSVWELDDMVPYIQELNTKNLKPDVFVMKYARRKRVGNKFIISAR, encoded by the coding sequence ATGAGTGTGAATCTGTACAATAAGCTTAATTCTGAAAACGGTTATAAGCTGTTGCAACTACCGAATGATCTTATAGAGGCTTTTGAGAAGGGACCTGTGAAGTTTAAGTCACTTTCCAATGAGAATAGCAATGTAGTATTGTGTTCTGAAGATAAAACATGGCTGCTGAAGCAACGAAATCATTCTAATACGGTAATGTTACTACGAGAATTTGCACCAAATGCTACCATAGAGGCGGAAGTAGCAGAAAAGGTCAACACATTTGGGCTACCAAAACCTACTGCAGATTGGGCAGGGTTCACGACTCTAGACAGTGAACTTGAGCCAAAACTAGTCAGTGGAAGCATTGATGTTACTCAATTGGATATATATGATGGTACGGATGTGCCATTGACGCGTAAACTATCGCTcgaagaattcaaaaatatgTGTCCATGCTCAGAGAAAGAATTTACTGAAAAATGGTTTGACGTTGCAGGTTGCGTGGTTGATGGTTCGGCATGCCTTCTTTCTGAACGGTTCATGCTGAAGGCTCTTCACATTATTCTAATTACTTGCATGGCAGAGAGTTTTGACATTAATGAATTAAGCATAGACAAAGTAGTAGATGCTTTGCAAAAGGACACAACTGACGGAAAGCCCAATGTTTACACTAAAAATGTTATCACCACAGTGATCAGAAAATTTAGTTCACCAGCTGCTTCCGAAGACGGATATTTCAAGATTAATATGCCGCTAGTTGCCAAGTGGTATGGTGTGTCTGCGCTTAAAATATATGCTAGCAAAGAACCAATCTCGGAGCAAGAATTTATGGTACAATGGAAGGCCCAGTTCCCACCGTATTTCCATTGCGATCTGGACATATGTATGCTACGTGGCTATTTTGTTAGACCTCTTAAGGACAAAATCAGATATATCTCAAAGGACACTCTATCTCCAGATCCTAAAGAACGATTCAAGCAATTGTTTCACTGGCAAAGTGTATGGGAACTGGACGACATGGTACCTTACATTCAAGAGCTAAATACGAAGAATCTGAAACCGGACGTGTTTGTTATGAAATACGCTAGACGTAAAAGAGTTGGTAACAAATTCATAATCAGTGCAAGGTAA
- the BUD3 gene encoding Bud3p: protein MENVDQNSENSSVYQNDESDWQIEIPLSLVRGKTKDADFSEKTDEEWLSIFEKSVFFQGNDPLLWGHYLACVYLDPETNKFGVFYLDKLGVTHFKHVNLNEKSEYYPAVLNLSDEYKKSNVRKVLACSLLQKYATLDEIEVKKITNGVALKFDYDQTHAGDLANACKIVEYCTPKNLGKSLMLHGLMHKKAVQSLMVDVVYENKQETIDANNELVYYLGEQLEQLFDPLTEYSPEQTERVYISPEYSPDQQQEKDEPLIDSICQELLTLQSNFTLSIIGFLQKFLIPLRIDVLNEDIPGLSAAKLNRLFPPTIDEVTRINCIFLDALKSATPYGAVEVLKACSITIPYFYKAYSRHEAATKNFSKDVKLFLQKFKDVIPNRNIYTEIKIETIIKGPQEKLMKIKLILERLWQSKSWSTPESQNEAKRDFDNVMEIIDSFGKMDATTMSAYNTRVFTPSGKILTELAKGWPLELQYKWLKRRIVGVFDVIDIDNNKKRDLIVIFSDYIVILNVVDAEKYYVEAENKPLISDVLMNSLINEVALPPKIPKLQVVSHCYINKILVSTTTENAISFTFMDEKNPQHFVYKLASPKMKASYIEELCTKAAILDKVTAFHLFKSSSSNFNIYFTAHELEAYKDESIKSRFTLFLNHPPDISYVEEHGIDLAFFASLIDGKVTLTKMLANGETDEVEISVDELVTVLTKELIDNYASRTYSFSSPYFKDLMRANEQLAKQLGHGFNLIDIPKPASIIKHATQPDSNNGSNAMHKKEKSYGTITTFRSSVSDLKDIQPVNTNAKVTKPPPRKMMDKREIVKNTPKKAQKRSFLAKLFSVFRKRKPEQQKQRATETNQETEITTSNQYPKTSAKKVVEQKPEERIGSVVHNKNINNQYHTAATENPYAESITPPNSPSIATAPSSMEMENVQSPVPSQKSETEYHDGAIYKQQELARQSQVFNDDLFGDVIGPPVPPKDRTVTPVIVPQPEKFNEEQNVEVLPNTVNEMVEQNNSYSSLEPNTRNVSEVYSLPTSITDIGKKSEIIGEEADMEVNNAVKESIAPIFPKIDKFELPKINFTKSPSFAELFQEMRLVLDDSDETVNWRRLSSEVSLNEKYAINKPKNDNCKTSKPLEVPAEVPEQEEPTLKTNHIPVNFQENITLRPQTSKSPRNSPVFNVIKSSPPKIVSRNDLGKGDASRSINSINDVPSFSPLQNNANTRLVELSFHSQDDVSENPFYTPRTEPVMTFESFEEERQKEPEKEPRQTKDTNKAIEKAVPDEKGQDVETTALSNGKNVHSAPLLDELEFSFFHMSFDDTNNTSTRESTTDTGDIFEKNNITSQKPSEPIFYKFDNFNKSESSFYSANAAVDYNVADVSNEAIWVSPSKLQIYDITEKSDTFFRSLRSPTSKRVGNPGNIFSNLKRNTEVEKTDEPSFLKDSSYNYLGNFVVEKEEEKKSTRLEFK from the coding sequence ATGGAGAACGTGGATCAGAACAGTGAGAATTCATCTGTATATCAGAACGATGAATCTGACTGGCAGATAGAGATTCCATTGAGTTTGGTACGTGGGAAGACGAAAGATGCGGATTTCAGCGAAAAGACTGATGAGGAATGGCTGAGTATTTTTGAGAAGAGTGTGTTTTTTCAAGGAAATGACCCACTGTTATGGGGCCATTACCTTGCATGCGTGTATCTGGATCCAGAGACCAATAAATTCGGGGTGTTTTATTTAGATAAGTTAGGAGTAACGCATTTCAAGCATGTTAACTTGAATGAAAAATCGGAGTATTATCCAGCGGTGCTCAATTTGAGTGACGAATACAAAAAATCCAATGTCCGCAAAGTATTAGCTTGCTCCCTTTTGCAGAAGTATGCAACGTTAGATGAGAtagaagtaaaaaaaataactaaTGGCGTGGCACTGAAGTTCGATTATGATCAAACACATGCGGGCGATTTGGCGAATGCATGCAAAATCGTGGAGTACTGTACACCTAAGAATTTGGGGAAAAGTCTCATGCTACATGGATTGATGCATAAGAAAGCGGTGCAATCTCTTATGGTTGATGTGGTGTATGagaacaaacaagaaacaataGATGCGAACAATGAGCTTGTTTATTATTTGGGCgaacaattggaacaattATTCGATCCATTGACGGAATACTCTCCGGAACAAACAGAACGTGTTTACATATCTCCGGAATACTCTCCCGATCAGCAACAGGAAAAGGACGAACCACTCATCGATTCTATATGTCAGGAGCTTTTGACGCTTCAGTCAAATTTCACCCTTTCCATAATTGGCTTTCTACAGAAATTCCTAATACCGCTAAGAATTGATGTGCTAAATGAGGATATACCTGGATTATCAGCCGCTAAACTCAATAGATTATTCCCTCCTACGATTGATGAAGTAACGAGGATCAATTGTATTTTCCTCGATGCGTTAAAATCAGCAACACCGTATGGTGCGGTTGAAGTGCTAAAGGCCTGCAGCATCACCATTCCATATTTTTATAAAGCTTATTCAAGACATGAGGCGGCTACAAAAAACTTCTCCAAGGATGTAAAGCTATTCTTGCAAAAGTTCAAAGATGTCATTCCTAACCGTAACATATACACGGAAATTAAAATAGAAACTATTATCAAAGGACCTCAGGAAAAGTTGATGAAAATTAAGCTGATATTAGAAAGGCTGTGGCAAAGTAAATCTTGGTCTACACCCGAAAGTCAAAATGAAGCTAAAAGGGATTTTGACAATGTTATGGAAATAATTGACTCATTTGGAAAGATGGATGCTACAACTATGAGTGCTTACAATACTCGTGTTTTCACTCCTTCAGGAAAGATTCTTACAGAATTAGCTAAAGGTTGGCCTTTAGAATTACAATATAAATGGTTAAAAAGACGAATTGTCGGGGTTTTCGATGTAATTGATAtcgacaacaacaagaaaaggGATCTTATTGTCATCTTCAGTGATTATATCGTAATATTAAATGTTGTAGACGCCGAGAAATACTACGTGGAAGCAGAAAACAAGCCACTGATATCTGATGTTCTGATGAATTCTCTAATAAATGAAGTCGCTCTTCCTCcaaaaattccaaaactGCAAGTTGTATCTCATTGTTACATCAACAAGATATTAgtatcaacaacaacggAAAATGCTATTTCATTTACTTTCATGGATGAGAAGAACCCACAACATTTTGTTTATAAACTGGCATCTCCAAAGATGAAAGCGTCCTATATCGAGGAGTTATGCACAAAAGCTGCTATTCTAGACAAAGTCACAGCTTTCCATCTCtttaaatcatcatctagTAATTTTAACATTTACTTCACTGCTCATGAGCTGGAAGCTTACAAGGACGAAAGTATCAAATCTAGATTTACACTATTCTTAAATCATCCACCAGATATAAGCTATGTTGAGGAACATGGTATTGATTTAGCGTTCTTTGCCAGTCTAATCGACGGAAAGGTAACATTGACAAAGATGTTGGCCAACGGGGAAACGGATGAAGTTGAGATATCAGTTGATGAATTAGTAACTGTTCTGACAAAGGAGTTAATTGATAACTATGCTAGCCGAACGTATTCTTTTAGCTCGCCATATTTTAAAGATCTGATGAGAGCAAATGAACAATTAGCAAAGCAACTAGGTCATGGGTTTAATTTAATTGATATTCCCAAACCAGCGTCTATTATAAAGCATGCTACTCAACCAGATTCAAATAACGGATCTAATGCTATGcataagaaagaaaagtcGTATGGGACAATAACAACGTTTAGAAGTAGTGTCAGTGATCTTAAAGATATACAACCTGTCAATACAAATGCCAAGGTAACTAAACCCCCTCCTCGTAAAATGATGGACAAAAGGGAAATAGTTAAAAATACTCCAAAGAAGGCCCAAAAGAGAAGTTTCCTCGCAAAATTGTTTTCCGTATTTAGGAAACGTAAACCGGAGCAACAGAAACAACGAGCAACCGAGACTAACCAAGAAACTGAAATTACGACTTCAAACCAATATCCAAAAACATCTGCAAAGAAAGTGGTAGAGCAGaaaccagaagaaagaattggatCTGTGGTTCAtaacaaaaatattaaCAACCAGTACCATACTGCTGCTACTGAAAATCCTTATGCAGAATCGATTACTCCTCCAAATTCACCTTCAATTGCAACCGCACCTTCTTCcatggaaatggaaaatgTCCAATCGCCTGTACCATCTCAGAAATCGGAAACTGAATATCATGATGGTGCCATTTATAAACAACAGGAATTAGCGAGACAAAGTCAAGTCTTTAACGATGACTTATTCGGAGACGTTATCGGCCCACCTGTCCCTCCTAAAGATAGAACTGTGACTCCCGTAATTGTGCCTCAACCAGAGAAATTTAATGAAGAACAGAATGTTGAAGTGTTGCCAAACACCGTCAATGAGATGGTGGAACAAAATAATAGTTATTCAAGCCTTGAACCAAACACAAGGAATGTTTCCGAGGTTTATTCGTTACCAACATCAATAACAGATATCGGCAAGAAATCTGAGATCATAGGAGAAGAAGCGGACATGGAAGTTAATAATGCTGTGAAAGAAAGTATTGCACCTATATTCCCAAAGATTGATAAATTCGAACTTCCTAAAATCAACTTCACGAAGTCTCCATCGTTCGCAGAACTTTTCCAAGAAATGCGCTTAGTTCTTGACGACTCTGATGAGACTGTTAATTGGAGAAGATTATCTAGCGAAGTCTCCTTAAATGAGAAGTATGCTATCAATAAGCCTAAGAATGACAATTGCAAGACTTCAAAGCCGTTAGAAGTTCCTGCAGAAGTGccagaacaagaagaacccACTTTGAAAACTAATCATATTCCAGTTAACTTCCAGGAAAATATAACCCTTCGACCACAAACCTCGAAAAGCCCTAGGAATTCCCCTGTTTTCAATGTGATTAAAAGCTCCCCACCGAAAATAGTGTCAAGAAATGATTTAGGCAAAGGCGATGCATCAAGATCTATTAACTCAATTAACGATGTTCCAAGTTTTTCCCCTCTACAGAACAATGCTAATACGAGATTAGTAGAGCTATCCTTCCATTCTCAAGATGACGTGTCAGAAAATCCATTCTATACTCCAAGGACGGAACCAGTAATGACCTTTGAgtcatttgaagaagagcgTCAGAAAGAACCAGAAAAAGAACCAAGGCAAACAAAAGATACGAATAAAGCTATAGAAAAAGCAGTTCCAGATGAAAAGGGACAAGATGTGGAAACTACTGCCTTATCAAATGGTAAAAATGTCCATTCAGCACCTCTGTTAGATGAGCTAGAATTCAGTTTCTTTCATATGTCTTTTGATGATACAAATAATACATCAACTAGAGAGTCGACCACTGACACCGGGGacatatttgaaaaaaacaacatcaCATCTCAAAAACCATCTGAACCTATATTCTACAAGTTCGATAACTTCAATAAGTCCGAAAGTTCATTTTATTCTGCTAATGCAGCAGTGGACTACAATGTTGCAGATGTGAGTAATGAAGCAATATGGGTTTCACCTAGTAAACTACAGATATACGACATTACAGAGAAATCAGATACATTCTTCAGAAGTTTAAGATCTCCTACTTCTAAAAGGGTTGGTAACCCCGGGAATATTTTCAGCAACCTGAAACGCAATActgaagttgaaaaaacCGATGAACCTTCATTTTTAAAGGATTCCTCTTATAATTATCTGGGaaattttgttgttgaaaaagaagaggaaaagaaatcTACGAGACTAGAGTTCAAGTGA
- the HRB1 gene encoding RRM (RNA recognition motif): MDSYTNERSRSRSPAGRLGQEDPRRGGYPDRSIREDRRLSNTYRSDPRRSDDHPRERYPRDRGRGRDNYAGRSGARGYRSYPRDRDREGYGHGQGSNFRHTAHHSTHEGGRYGSNRHSRYDQAAAKGDYGPKLARELDSPYDEKVNRNYAHSIFIGNLTYNTTPEDLKEYFGKIGEVRRADIITSRGHHRGMGTVEFNNSTDVETAIRECDGALLNGRAIFVRQDNPPPSEMSRSQSNNGPPPPPKRAHDEGYEVFVAQLPFSVNWQELKDMFKPCGDVLHADVVIDRDGKSRGFGTVYMATKEQQEEAIRRWSGTEYKGRVLDVKLGKGTFTSTPVSGGDTYIPSRPANNTPPAPKVAPLDIDPVTVVSGGDKNSVVFCENMPSSTTESDLYDLFGSIAPVVKAQLQINSEGDFTRNSVCQFETAEDAEVCVEKLNKYTYGDHELKVSYARY, from the exons ATGGATTCATAC ACTAATGAAAGATCGAGATCAAGATCTCCAGCTGGTAGATTAGGCCAAGAGGACCCTCGTAGAGGGGGATACCCAGATCGTAGCATCAGAGAAGATAGAAGATTATCTAATACCTATCGCTCTGATCCAAGGAGGTCTGATGACCATCCAAGAGAAAGGTATCCTAGAGACAGAGGGAGAGGTAGAGACAACTACGCAGGCAGGTCTGGGGCTCGTGGATATCGCTCTTACCCCAGAGACAGAGACAGAGAAGGATACGGACATGGCCAAGGCAGCAATTTTCGTCATACGGCGCACCATTCCACTCATGAAGGAGGAAGATATGGTTCCAATAGACATTCTAGATATGACCAAGCTGCTGCAAAGGGCGACTATGGTCCAAAGTTGGCAAGAGAACTAGATTCTCCATATGACGAAAAAGTGAACAGAAACTATGCACACAGTATCTTCATCGGTAATCTAACTTATAATACAACTCCAGAAGATCTAAAAGAGTACTTTGGTAAAATTGGTGAAGTGCGTAGAGCAGATATCATTACATCTAGAGGGCATCATAGAGGAATGGGTACAGTGGAATTTAACAACAGTACTGATGTGGAGACTGCAATTCGAGAATGCGATGGTGCATTATTAAATGGCCGTGCCATATTTGTCAGACAAGATAATCCTCCACCAAGTGAAATGAGCAGAAGCCAAAGTAATAATGGtccaccaccacctccAAAACGGGCTCATGATGAGGGTTATGAAGTATTCGTTGCACAATTACCATTCTCAGTTAACTGGCAAGAGCTCAAAGATATGTTTAAACCTTGCGGTGATGTTTTGCATGCTGATGTTGTAATCGATCGAGATGGTAAGTCAAGAGGGTTCGGTACAGTTTATATGGCCACTAAGGAGCAACAAGAGGAAGCAATCCGTCGTTGGAGCGGTACCGAATATAAAGGACGCGTACTTGATGTAAAGCTTGGAAAGGGTACATTTACAAGTACACCAGTGTCCGGTGGGGACACTTATATTCCTTCACGTCCAGCAAATAATACTCCACCAGCACCAAAAGTTGCTCCGTTAGACATTGATCCTGTTACCGTTGTTAGTGGAGGTGATAAAAATTCTGTTGTATTCTGTGAAAATATGCCATCATCGACTACAGAGTCGGATTTGTATGATCTATTTGGAAGTATAGCTCCTGTTGTTAAAGCACAATTGCAAATTAACTCAGAGGGTGATTTCACAAGAAATTCAGTCTGTCAGTTTGAAACCGCGGAAGATGCAGAGGTGTGcgttgaaaaattgaataaaTATACTTATGGTGATCATGAGCTAAAAGTATCGTATGCCAggtattga
- a CDS encoding GAL4 domain-containing family protein gives MTGEFKRQKRKYSKNGCVECKRRKVKCDESKPMCWQCAHLSKECVYKTKEFQFLVSGVEGGLKRHTDDKRSDGPFKKKRPKNNIKIDDDNDLNALLNDALVFANDLFSRMGDNGISSDSVVVPVFDKWEEIELALSNVERSELEYLKVFYEKVSYWLMPLAYSPDSNICNHILFHHLIRANQKNEGNRERSFLQSSMVSISAKYMYNVHGNEKDNTVRRLFLKKALQQLYQEFESLSQESMGLAQIDSLNLCVLMLTLDSSTFGTQEWKYHLRGAKNLLLKYHYNHNDMENKTDTLTDTKNMDHMDTRLLHERTVALARNWFSAIAIVAYIAKDSHFFNESEMEEMLSMGSTEDSSTSVLLKDMGFITEDCQYNIFLGYSKEGLELLKVVMRSMDSDISKRGYGYDEDNDNFLRVCSLLQKSREFTFHSNVYGRVSDEAVESLVYTNNSKDAASIVFYKKNAYSLYDTIQQVHLEVLFVKFLTKSVKLDESCTLVQNSCKRAWKMVEWMFSDCDLTVTEINAFIEKIELGEIQNYSTLKQKLTFDLVSRCIISPLQQDFRLMMFQTGMVLCAGKLTSFDPHSLRLVRCKILAYFLAMADNLGTESARTSMEYLIRKWYPNANRGVIASSLQSTPDNDALPFS, from the coding sequence ATGACGGGTGAGTTTAAAAGacagaaaaggaaataCTCTAAGAATGGATGTGTCGAATGCAAAAGACGGAAGGTGAAATGTGATGAGTCGAAGCCAATGTGTTGGCAATGTGCACATTTATCGAAGGAATGTGTTtacaaaaccaaagaatTCCAGTTTCTGGTTTCTGGGGTGGAAGGGGGACTTAAACGTCACACTGATGATAAGAGATCGGATGGAcccttcaagaaaaaacgGCCCAagaataatattaaaattgACGACGATAACGATTTGAATGCGCTGTTGAACGATGCGCTTGTTTTTGCCAATGATTTGTTTTCAAGGATGGGGGACAATGGAATCAGTAGTGACAGTGTTGTTGTCCCAGTTTTCGACAAATGGGAGGAAATTGAGCTAGCACTAAGCAATGTGGAGAGGTCGGAGcttgaatatttgaaagTGTTTTATGAGAAAGTTTCCTACTGGTTGATGCCTCTGGCATATTCGCCGGACTCTAATATTTGCAATCACATCTTATTTCACCATCTTATAAGAGCGAATCAAAAGAATGAAGGAAACAGAGAGAGGTCATTCTTACAAAGCTCGATGGTATCGATAAGCGCgaaatatatgtataatgTGCatggaaatgaaaaggaCAACACTGTGAGACGGctcttcttgaagaaggcttTGCAACAATTATATCAAGAATTCGAATCGTTGTCACAGGAATCAATGGGACTTGCTCAAATTGACTCATTGAATCTCTGCGTTCTAATGCTCACTTTAGATAGCTCTACATTTGGGACACAAGAATGGAAATATCATCTAAGAGGTGCTAAGAACTTGCTACTTAAGTATCATTATAACCATAACGAtatggaaaacaaaactgACACACTTACTGACACTAAAAATATGGACCATATGGACACGAGGCTATTACACGAACGCACAGTTGCGTTGGCCAGAAACTGGTTCTCTGCTATCGCGATAGTTGCGTATATTGCTAAGGATTCCCATTTCTTCAACGAATCTGAAATGGAAGAGATGTTGAGTATGGGCTCTACGGAAGACTCGTCAACAAGTGTCCTTCTAAAAGACATGGGATTCATAACTGAAGACTGTCAATATAACATATTTCTAGGGTACTCAAAAGAAGGGCTGGAACTTCTGAAAGTAGTCATGAGAAGCATGGACTCGGATATCAGTAAACGAGGATATGGCTATGATGAAGACAATGACAATTTTCTTCGGGTATGTAGCCTTCTACAAAAGTCGAGAGAGTTCACTTTCCACTCTAACGTGTATGGCAGAGTGAGTGATGAAGCAGTGGAATCATTAGTATACACAAATAACTCCAAGGATGCGGCATCCATAGTCTTTTACAAAAAGAACGCGTATTCCCTTTATGATACTATCCAGCAGGTTCATCTGGAAGTACTATTTGTTAAATTTCTTACCAAGAGTGTAAAGCTGGACGAAAGCTGTACATTGGTCCAAAACTCCTGCAAAAGAGCTTGGAAGATGGTCGAATGGATGTTTTCTGACTGCGATTTAACAGTTACAGAGATCAACGCCTTCATCGAAAAGATTGAATTGGGCGAGATACAAAACTATTCTAccttaaaacaaaaattgacCTTTGATCTAGTTTCCAGATGTATCATATCACCACTGCAACAAGATTTCCGGTTGATGATGTTCCAAACGGGTATGGTCTTGTGTGCAGGGAAACTGACATCTTTTGATCCACATTCGCTGAGACTGGTCAGATGCAAGATCCTTGCCTATTTTCTAGCAATGGCCGACAATCTTGGAACTGAGTCGGCAAGAACTTCAATGGAATACCTCATTCGGAAATGGTATCCAAATGCTAATAGAGGCGTAATTGCTAGTAGCTTACAATCAACGCCTGATAACGACGCTTTGCCATTCTCTTAG